The Vespula vulgaris chromosome 2, iyVesVulg1.1, whole genome shotgun sequence genome has a segment encoding these proteins:
- the LOC127061384 gene encoding endocuticle structural glycoprotein ABD-4-like yields the protein MQYTILVLALVGSALGQYGGFRGFNQNLFPQTPKPSYQQQPQYQPEYNPYSGRFIAIRSQQRDSFPDGTYNWSYETENGISASETGRPKPGGAPGQQGEAVQGRFSYTAPDGTPIQVDYVADENGFRPQGAHLPTPPPIPEAIRRALAANPPGPDDSNYGPAYNQIPYRRY from the exons atgCAGTACACA ATACTGGTCCTCGCTCTCGTTGGCTCTGCCTTGGGACAATATGGAGGATTCAGAGGCTTCAATCAAAATCTCTTTCCGCAGACACCAAAGCCTAGTTATCAGCAACAGCCGCAATATCAACCGGAATACAA CCCATACAGTGGTCGGTTTATAGCGATTCGTAGTCAGCAACGTGATTCCTTCCCAGACGGCACGTACAACTGGAGCTACGAGACAGAAAATGGAATTTCAGCATCGGAAACGGGTCGTCCTAAGCCTGGTGGCGCACCTGGACAGCAAGGCGAG GCGGTGCAGGGTAGATTTTCATACACGGCACCCGACGGTACACCTATCCAAGTGGACTACGTAGCAGACGAAAATGGCTTCCGTCCTCAGGGTGCCCATTTACCAACGCCACCCCCGATCCCAGAGGCCATAAGACGTGCGCTAGCAGCCAATCCACCTGGACCAGACGATTCGAACTACGGACCGGCTTACAATCAAATACCATatagaagatattaa